Proteins encoded by one window of Bacillus sp. DTU_2020_1000418_1_SI_GHA_SEK_038:
- a CDS encoding DEAD/DEAH box helicase: MTVNIEFDSSWQEDFLTRIVQDGPWGNWELYKLAIEVENHTTIPEFEGLQAPKHLSGLTPLPHQLEVAKQVVENMNGKAILADEVGLGKTIEAGLILKEYMIRGLVKKVLILVPASLVTQWAIELNTKFFIPAVTQRKSYVWEQCDVVVSSIDTAKRNPHRDIINKQDYDLIIIDEAHKLKNNKTKNYEFVQNLKKKFCLLLTATPIQNRISEIFNLVSLLKPGHLGNESAFYRKYSKDARDLDDDKHLKELVNKVMIRNRRADTGIEWTKRVVETIPIEFSKEERDLYEAVTNLRRDGNWISSSQFSVMTLQREACSSREAVYYTLKNMLERQEEPTIAYQKQIQYLVEKVEAVQKNSKAEKALELIQQINDKVIIFTEYRATQMYLQWFLKQYGITSVPFRGGFKRGKKDWMRELFQKNAQVLIATEAGGEGINLQFCNHIINFDLPWNPMRLEQRIGRIHRLGQEKDVMIYNFATKDTVEEHVLKLLYEKINLFEKVIGDLDDILSKLDFGNVEDHLIDIFGKSASEGEMRIKMENLTSMIQFAEEMREGEQNAATRNS, translated from the coding sequence ATGACAGTAAATATTGAATTTGATTCTTCATGGCAGGAGGACTTTTTAACAAGAATCGTGCAGGACGGACCATGGGGGAACTGGGAACTTTATAAACTAGCGATAGAGGTTGAAAATCATACAACGATCCCTGAATTTGAGGGTCTGCAGGCCCCTAAGCATCTTTCAGGTCTTACTCCATTGCCTCACCAGCTGGAGGTGGCAAAGCAAGTAGTAGAAAATATGAATGGAAAAGCCATTCTTGCAGATGAAGTGGGTTTAGGAAAAACAATAGAAGCAGGATTAATATTAAAAGAATACATGATACGCGGCTTAGTCAAAAAAGTATTAATTCTTGTACCGGCCTCTCTTGTAACTCAATGGGCCATTGAACTAAACACCAAGTTTTTCATTCCAGCTGTTACCCAGAGGAAAAGCTATGTTTGGGAGCAGTGTGATGTGGTTGTATCATCTATTGATACGGCTAAACGGAATCCTCATAGAGATATTATTAATAAGCAAGATTATGACTTAATCATTATAGATGAAGCACATAAGCTCAAAAATAATAAAACCAAGAACTATGAGTTTGTACAAAATTTAAAAAAGAAGTTTTGCTTGCTTTTAACAGCTACACCTATTCAGAATCGCATCAGTGAAATTTTTAATCTTGTTTCGCTATTAAAGCCCGGCCATTTAGGAAATGAATCTGCTTTTTATCGAAAATACAGTAAGGATGCTCGTGACCTAGATGATGACAAGCATTTAAAGGAATTAGTGAATAAAGTAATGATTCGCAATCGGCGTGCTGATACAGGCATCGAGTGGACAAAACGAGTTGTTGAAACGATTCCTATTGAATTTTCAAAAGAAGAAAGAGATCTTTATGAAGCAGTCACTAACTTGCGGCGAGATGGCAATTGGATCAGCTCTAGCCAATTTTCCGTGATGACCCTTCAGCGCGAGGCGTGCAGCAGCCGTGAAGCTGTTTATTATACATTAAAAAACATGCTAGAAAGACAAGAAGAACCAACTATCGCCTATCAAAAGCAAATTCAATATTTAGTTGAAAAGGTTGAAGCCGTACAAAAAAACTCTAAAGCGGAGAAAGCACTTGAATTAATTCAGCAAATTAACGATAAAGTTATTATTTTCACAGAATATCGGGCAACACAAATGTATCTTCAATGGTTTCTCAAGCAATATGGCATCACTTCAGTACCCTTTCGAGGAGGGTTTAAAAGAGGCAAGAAAGACTGGATGCGTGAACTTTTTCAAAAAAACGCTCAGGTGCTGATTGCAACAGAAGCAGGCGGTGAAGGGATTAATCTTCAGTTTTGTAATCACATCATTAATTTTGACTTGCCATGGAACCCAATGAGGCTCGAACAAAGAATTGGGCGTATTCACCGTCTTGGACAGGAAAAGGATGTCATGATCTATAATTTTGCTACAAAGGATACTGTTGAAGAACATGTATTAAAGCTGTTGTACGAGAAAATTAATCTTTTCGAAAAGGTGATTGGCGATTTAGATGATATTCTTTCTAAGCTGGATTTCGGAAATGTTGAGGATCACCTAATTGATATATTCGGTAAATCTGCCTCAGAGGGTGAAATGAGAATAAAAATGGAGAACCTAACATCGATGATTCAATTTGCTGAAGAAATGCGGGAGGGTGAACAAAATGCAGCAACAAGAAATTCATAA
- the gcvT gene encoding glycine cleavage system aminomethyltransferase GcvT translates to MSQLKRTPLFDVYKDYGAKTIDFGGWDLPVQFSSIKEEHEAVRTKAGLFDVSHMGEIEVKGPDSLNYLQKMMTNDISKLKTFGAQYTAMCYENGGTVDDLLVYKFADDHYLLVVNASNIEKDYQWLTDHLEGDVTIENLSDKTAQVAIQGPLAESVLQKLTAETNLSDIGFFKFQDQVDINGKKALVSRTGYTGEDGFEIYCDANDVVAIWKDILEAGKEEGVIPCGLGARDTLRFEANLVLYGQEISPEISPLEAGIGFAVKVNKEADFIGKEVLLKQKEEGLTRKLAGIEMIDRGIPRHGYPVFKGEEQIGEVTTGTQSPTLKKNIGLALLNTENTAIGTEVEVEIRGKRLKAVVAATPFYKKGK, encoded by the coding sequence ATGTCACAGTTAAAACGTACACCATTATTCGATGTTTACAAAGACTATGGTGCGAAGACAATTGACTTTGGCGGCTGGGATCTGCCTGTTCAGTTCTCTAGCATTAAAGAGGAGCATGAGGCAGTTCGTACAAAAGCTGGGTTGTTTGACGTATCCCATATGGGTGAAATAGAAGTAAAAGGCCCAGACAGCCTAAACTATCTTCAAAAAATGATGACAAATGACATCTCAAAACTAAAAACTTTTGGTGCCCAGTACACAGCCATGTGTTACGAAAATGGCGGGACTGTTGATGATTTACTTGTCTATAAATTTGCAGATGATCATTATTTGCTAGTTGTAAATGCTTCTAATATTGAAAAAGACTATCAATGGCTCACAGACCATCTTGAAGGAGATGTGACAATCGAGAACCTTTCCGACAAGACGGCTCAGGTTGCTATTCAAGGTCCGTTAGCGGAGTCTGTTCTTCAAAAGCTGACTGCTGAAACAAATTTATCAGATATCGGTTTTTTTAAATTTCAAGATCAAGTCGATATAAATGGCAAAAAAGCTCTTGTTTCCAGAACGGGTTATACAGGAGAAGACGGCTTCGAAATTTATTGCGATGCCAATGATGTTGTAGCTATTTGGAAGGATATTTTAGAAGCCGGAAAAGAAGAAGGGGTAATCCCTTGCGGATTAGGTGCCCGTGATACATTGCGCTTTGAAGCCAACCTTGTACTATACGGCCAAGAAATTTCTCCGGAAATTTCTCCACTTGAAGCGGGAATCGGTTTTGCCGTAAAAGTGAATAAAGAAGCTGATTTTATTGGTAAAGAAGTTCTTTTAAAACAAAAAGAAGAGGGTTTAACAAGAAAATTAGCTGGAATTGAAATGATTGATCGTGGAATTCCGCGTCATGGCTATCCGGTATTCAAAGGTGAAGAGCAAATTGGAGAAGTAACAACAGGTACACAATCTCCAACTTTAAAGAAAAATATCGGCTTGGCCTTATTAAATACCGAAAATACGGCAATTGGAACAGAAGTTGAAGTAGAGATTCGCGGGAAGCGCCTAAAAGCAGTTGTGGCAGCGACGCCTTTCTATAAAAAAGGGAAATAA
- a CDS encoding YqzE family protein, which yields MKSNDYVKYITETVVKYIDQPKDERKKSRLEKKDIKEPFLYRWFGLIPYVLYFNLKRKKENKYEKKPFKI from the coding sequence ATGAAATCGAATGACTATGTTAAATACATTACCGAAACTGTTGTCAAGTATATTGATCAGCCAAAAGATGAGCGCAAGAAAAGCAGATTAGAGAAGAAGGATATTAAAGAACCATTCTTATATCGGTGGTTCGGATTGATCCCTTATGTCCTCTACTTTAATTTAAAGAGGAAAAAAGAAAACAAATATGAAAAGAAACCGTTCAAAATTTGA
- a CDS encoding biotin/lipoate A/B protein ligase family protein, with the protein MAKETWRFIDSGAGTPSFNMALDEALLDWHSEGKIPPTIRFYGWNPATLSIGYFQKVDREIDMEAVKHHGLGFVRRPTGGRGVLHEHELTYSVIVSEEHPEMPKTVTEAYRVISEGILKGFLHLGMDAYFAVPRTEEEKESLKNPRSAVCFDAPSWYELVVEGRKVAGSAQTRQKGVILQHGSILLDIEEDKLFSLFKYPSDRVKERMQKAFKNKAVAINEISKERITLEQAKEAFRVGFAEGLDIELEPYELNMDELAYVNKIAKERYEQDEWNFKR; encoded by the coding sequence ATGGCAAAAGAAACTTGGCGTTTTATTGATTCAGGTGCTGGTACCCCATCTTTCAATATGGCACTGGATGAAGCATTGCTTGATTGGCATAGTGAAGGAAAAATTCCTCCGACAATTCGCTTCTATGGATGGAATCCTGCAACTCTTTCAATTGGTTATTTTCAAAAGGTTGATAGAGAAATTGATATGGAAGCTGTTAAGCATCATGGCTTAGGATTCGTCCGCCGGCCAACTGGAGGAAGAGGCGTCCTGCATGAGCATGAGCTTACATATAGCGTAATTGTATCGGAAGAGCATCCGGAAATGCCGAAAACAGTTACTGAAGCTTATAGAGTTATTTCTGAAGGCATTCTTAAAGGATTTCTCCATCTAGGAATGGATGCATATTTTGCAGTTCCGAGAACGGAAGAGGAAAAGGAATCTTTGAAAAATCCTCGTTCTGCCGTTTGTTTTGATGCTCCTAGCTGGTATGAGCTTGTTGTAGAGGGAAGAAAGGTAGCTGGAAGCGCACAAACTAGACAGAAGGGCGTTATTCTTCAGCATGGCTCAATTTTACTCGATATTGAAGAAGACAAGCTCTTTAGCCTGTTTAAATACCCAAGTGACCGGGTGAAGGAACGGATGCAAAAGGCTTTCAAAAATAAGGCCGTCGCAATTAATGAAATTAGTAAAGAAAGAATTACGCTTGAGCAGGCAAAAGAAGCATTTCGGGTAGGGTTTGCTGAAGGGCTTGATATTGAATTGGAGCCATATGAGCTCAACATGGATGAATTAGCATATGTGAATAAAATTGCAAAAGAGCGCTATGAACAAGATGAATGGAATTTCAAACGATAA
- the gcvPA gene encoding aminomethyl-transferring glycine dehydrogenase subunit GcvPA, with product MKHRYLPMTESDKKEMLATIGVNSIDELFSDIPERVRFKGEYNIKPAATETALMKELSLMAQKNADLKSNTAFIGAGVYDHYMPVIVDHVLSRSEFYTAYTPYQPEISQGELQAIFEFQTMICELTGMDVANSSMYDGGTALAEAGTLSAAQTRRNKLLISSAVHPESKEVVKMYAKGQNIEVVEVPHKDGVTDVDALKEMINDDIAGVIVQYPNFFGRIEPMKELEEIIHAQKSLFVVSSNPLALGALTPPGKFGADIVAGDAQVFGIPTAFGGPHCGYFAVTNKLMRKVPGRLVGQTVDEQGRRGFVLTLQAREQHIRREKATSNICSNQALNALAASVAMTALGKQGVKEMAIANIQKANYAKKAFKENGFEVVFEGPSFNEFIIKLNTPVKEVNQKLLEKSIIGGYDLGRDYSDLKNHMLVAVTELRTKEEIDTFVKEMGEYHA from the coding sequence ATGAAACATCGCTATTTACCGATGACAGAGTCAGATAAAAAAGAAATGCTTGCTACAATCGGTGTGAACTCAATCGATGAATTATTCAGTGATATTCCTGAACGAGTAAGATTTAAAGGTGAATATAACATTAAACCTGCAGCAACTGAAACAGCATTAATGAAAGAGCTTTCGTTAATGGCACAAAAGAATGCTGATCTTAAGAGCAATACCGCTTTTATTGGAGCAGGTGTTTATGATCATTACATGCCTGTAATTGTTGATCATGTACTTTCACGTTCTGAATTCTATACAGCTTATACACCATACCAGCCAGAAATCTCTCAAGGAGAGCTTCAGGCAATCTTTGAATTCCAAACAATGATTTGCGAATTAACAGGTATGGATGTGGCAAACTCTTCTATGTATGATGGAGGAACTGCTCTTGCTGAAGCTGGAACGCTAAGTGCTGCTCAAACTCGCCGTAATAAATTATTAATTTCGAGCGCAGTACATCCAGAATCAAAAGAAGTTGTAAAAATGTATGCAAAAGGCCAAAACATTGAAGTTGTTGAGGTCCCACATAAAGATGGTGTAACTGATGTCGATGCATTGAAAGAAATGATCAATGATGATATTGCTGGGGTAATCGTTCAATATCCAAACTTCTTTGGAAGAATTGAGCCAATGAAAGAGCTTGAAGAAATTATTCACGCACAAAAATCATTATTTGTCGTATCAAGCAACCCGCTAGCACTTGGAGCACTAACACCTCCAGGAAAATTCGGTGCTGATATTGTTGCTGGAGATGCGCAAGTTTTCGGAATTCCGACAGCATTTGGCGGTCCTCACTGCGGTTACTTCGCTGTTACGAATAAATTAATGAGAAAAGTTCCTGGACGTCTTGTTGGACAAACAGTAGATGAACAAGGGCGCCGCGGTTTTGTACTAACGCTTCAAGCGCGTGAACAACATATCCGCCGTGAAAAAGCGACTTCTAATATTTGTTCAAACCAAGCGTTAAATGCTCTTGCTGCATCAGTAGCAATGACGGCATTAGGAAAGCAAGGCGTTAAGGAAATGGCTATAGCTAATATTCAGAAAGCCAATTATGCTAAAAAAGCATTTAAAGAAAATGGCTTTGAAGTAGTATTTGAAGGCCCGTCCTTTAATGAATTTATCATTAAATTAAATACACCTGTAAAAGAAGTAAATCAAAAACTTCTAGAAAAAAGTATTATTGGCGGATATGATTTAGGCCGTGATTACTCTGACTTAAAGAACCATATGTTAGTTGCTGTTACTGAATTAAGAACGAAAGAAGAAATTGATACTTTTGTTAAAGAAATGGGGGAGTACCATGCATAA
- the comGG gene encoding competence type IV pilus minor pilin ComGG produces MLQNEKGFTYPLTFTIILLVALLLTMHIEFYLTEIRFLQESQTLLKQEYYLISSLKRIEDILLTEDEDQYTGVFSFSDGEVHYETAKITDTLLMSTFNLRIGTNIEMLAYGYFDKEEGKMIKWIEKN; encoded by the coding sequence ATGCTCCAGAATGAAAAAGGATTTACCTACCCGCTTACCTTTACAATTATCTTGCTAGTTGCGCTTCTGCTTACAATGCATATTGAATTTTATTTAACAGAGATTCGTTTTTTACAAGAATCACAAACTCTTTTGAAACAAGAGTATTATTTAATAAGTTCTCTGAAACGGATAGAAGATATTTTATTAACGGAGGATGAAGATCAGTACACTGGTGTTTTTTCTTTTTCCGATGGAGAAGTCCATTATGAAACGGCTAAAATAACCGATACTTTATTGATGTCAACATTTAATTTACGCATCGGGACAAATATTGAAATGCTCGCCTATGGGTATTTTGATAAGGAGGAAGGTAAAATGATAAAGTGGATCGAAAAAAATTGA
- a CDS encoding rhodanese-like domain-containing protein: METLYFLLIMAGGFLTYSLITWLYQKRIVKTLTEEQFREGYRKAQLIDVREPNEFENGHILGARNIPLSQMKMRLKELRPDKPVYLYCQSGMRSGRAAQFLHRKGYKDLSHLQGGFKKWSGKIKTK; encoded by the coding sequence TTGGAAACACTATATTTCCTTCTAATCATGGCAGGCGGATTTCTTACGTATTCCCTAATAACATGGTTATACCAGAAGAGAATTGTCAAGACATTGACAGAAGAACAATTTCGCGAGGGCTACAGAAAAGCCCAGCTAATTGATGTCCGTGAACCAAATGAGTTTGAGAATGGACATATTCTAGGAGCTCGAAATATTCCGCTATCACAGATGAAAATGCGCTTGAAGGAGCTTAGACCTGACAAGCCTGTCTACTTATATTGCCAAAGCGGCATGAGAAGCGGCAGAGCTGCCCAGTTTCTTCATCGTAAAGGCTATAAAGACCTATCACATCTTCAAGGCGGATTTAAAAAATGGTCTGGTAAAATTAAGACAAAATAA
- a CDS encoding 2-dehydropantoate 2-reductase — protein MKEIKTVSIIGLGALGIMFGHYLSNKMPKENLRIIADKGRVDKYQREQVYCNNERCDFQYVTPEEQVDPADLLIFTVKNEGLSDAIQACKNHVGEHTIILSALNGITSEGIIGDAYGIDKVLYCVAQGMDAVKAGNQLTYDHMGMLCFGEQYSDEESTEKVRAVADFFDRKEFPYQIIPEMYKHLWSKFMLNVGVNQTVAVYEGNYGEIQRLGEARETMIAAMREVMVLSEKEGIHLTEADIEYWLDVLSKLSPEGKPSMAQDLEAKRFSEVELFSGTVLALGRKHGISTPVNEKFYNRIKAIENEY, from the coding sequence GTGAAAGAGATTAAAACCGTATCCATCATAGGCTTAGGGGCATTGGGGATCATGTTTGGTCACTATCTGTCTAACAAAATGCCAAAAGAGAATCTAAGAATTATTGCTGACAAAGGACGAGTAGATAAATATCAGAGGGAACAGGTTTACTGCAATAATGAACGTTGCGATTTTCAATATGTAACACCTGAAGAGCAGGTAGACCCAGCTGATCTGCTAATTTTTACGGTAAAAAATGAGGGACTATCTGATGCAATCCAAGCCTGCAAAAATCATGTAGGGGAACATACGATTATCCTATCTGCATTAAATGGCATAACAAGCGAGGGGATTATTGGTGATGCATACGGAATCGATAAGGTTCTATACTGTGTGGCACAGGGAATGGATGCCGTTAAGGCAGGGAACCAATTGACTTATGATCATATGGGGATGCTTTGCTTTGGTGAACAATATTCAGACGAAGAATCAACTGAAAAGGTCAGAGCGGTTGCGGACTTCTTTGATAGAAAGGAATTTCCTTATCAAATTATTCCTGAAATGTATAAACATTTGTGGAGTAAATTTATGTTAAATGTCGGTGTTAATCAAACCGTTGCGGTCTATGAAGGCAATTATGGCGAAATTCAAAGACTAGGAGAAGCAAGAGAGACGATGATTGCTGCGATGAGAGAGGTAATGGTTCTATCTGAAAAGGAGGGAATCCATTTAACTGAAGCGGATATCGAGTATTGGTTAGACGTCTTAAGTAAATTAAGCCCAGAGGGAAAGCCATCGATGGCACAGGATTTAGAGGCTAAGCGCTTCAGTGAAGTTGAACTTTTCTCAGGAACTGTTTTAGCATTAGGGAGAAAGCATGGGATTTCGACTCCGGTAAACGAAAAGTTCTATAACCGTATCAAAGCAATTGAAAATGAATATTAA
- a CDS encoding YqhG family protein, translating into MQQQEIHKFLERYFHANGCEITENGQGYMTVQLTIDLDKELMNRPFYWHYLEKTGGMPNPMRLTLITNPQQAPEHIKGESIHFGSPRLHQIFQTTKSLAGYIRLYENHHQTPGQQIPLRPWLAMNVRISYECDRKRDVFKSIGLQLINGQMVENFHDRLLQLQLTPKIPDYSFTLSPLIMPRSGISRVENFLKYQIEQEDHSWAIKARERWDKDLNLLEHFYEEAEEKDESYEIEKTALKEQYEPKVKISIVNGGLFYLTDMAV; encoded by the coding sequence ATGCAGCAACAAGAAATTCATAAATTTCTTGAAAGATACTTCCATGCAAACGGCTGTGAAATTACAGAAAATGGGCAAGGCTACATGACTGTCCAACTAACGATTGATCTTGATAAAGAACTTATGAATAGACCATTCTACTGGCATTACTTGGAGAAAACCGGAGGAATGCCTAATCCGATGAGGCTTACTTTAATAACTAACCCGCAGCAAGCTCCGGAACATATTAAAGGAGAAAGCATTCACTTTGGCTCGCCGCGCCTGCACCAAATTTTTCAAACAACCAAAAGCTTAGCGGGTTATATTCGATTATATGAAAACCATCATCAGACACCTGGGCAACAAATCCCTTTGAGGCCATGGCTTGCAATGAATGTCCGCATTTCCTATGAATGTGATCGAAAAAGGGACGTATTTAAATCAATTGGACTTCAATTAATAAATGGACAAATGGTTGAAAATTTTCATGATAGGTTGCTTCAATTGCAGCTAACACCGAAAATTCCAGACTATTCATTTACACTTTCCCCACTAATTATGCCAAGAAGCGGAATCTCAAGAGTGGAAAATTTCTTAAAATATCAAATTGAACAAGAGGATCACTCTTGGGCTATAAAAGCTAGAGAGCGCTGGGACAAGGACCTAAATCTACTTGAGCATTTTTATGAAGAGGCAGAAGAAAAGGATGAAAGTTATGAAATTGAAAAAACGGCCTTGAAGGAACAATACGAGCCTAAGGTGAAAATATCCATTGTCAATGGAGGATTGTTTTATTTAACTGATATGGCTGTGTAA
- the gcvPB gene encoding aminomethyl-transferring glycine dehydrogenase subunit GcvPB, whose protein sequence is MHKDDQALIFELSTPGRIGYSLPEMDVPETDINELVPAGFLREEEPELPEVSELDIMRHYTALSNRNHGVDSGFYPLGSCTMKYNPKINENVARYAGFAHLHPLQDESSVQGALELMYDLQEHLIEITGMDQVTLQPAAGAHGEWTALMMVRAFHEANGDFKRTKVIVPDSAHGTNPASAAVAGFETITVKSNEDGLVDLEDLRRVVGEDTAALMLTNPNTLGLFEENILEMAEIVHGAGGKLYYDGANLNAVMSKARPGDMGFDLVHLNLHKTFTGPHGGGGPGSGPVGVKADLIPYLPKPVLVKQGDQFVLDYDRPQSIGRVKPYYGNFGINVRAYTYIRSMGPDGLKAVTEYAVLNANYMMRRLQGSYDLPFDRHCKHEFVLSGKRQKKLGVRTLDIAKRLLDFGYHPPTIYFPLNVEECIMIEPTETESKETLDAFCDAMIQIAKEAEENPEIVQEAPHSTVIGRLDETMAARKPVLRYQKQ, encoded by the coding sequence ATGCATAAGGATGATCAAGCACTCATTTTCGAATTAAGCACACCTGGCCGCATCGGTTATAGTCTCCCGGAAATGGATGTTCCGGAAACTGATATTAATGAACTGGTTCCAGCGGGCTTTCTAAGAGAAGAAGAACCAGAGCTGCCAGAAGTATCTGAATTAGATATTATGCGTCACTATACTGCACTTTCTAATCGTAACCACGGGGTTGACTCTGGTTTTTACCCGCTTGGTTCTTGTACAATGAAATACAATCCGAAAATCAATGAAAATGTGGCACGTTATGCTGGATTTGCTCATTTGCATCCGCTTCAGGATGAAAGTTCTGTTCAAGGTGCTTTAGAGTTAATGTATGATCTTCAAGAGCATTTAATTGAAATTACGGGTATGGATCAAGTTACACTTCAGCCAGCAGCTGGCGCTCATGGAGAATGGACAGCTTTAATGATGGTCCGTGCGTTCCATGAAGCAAATGGTGATTTTAAACGTACGAAAGTAATTGTTCCTGACTCAGCACATGGTACAAACCCTGCTTCCGCTGCGGTTGCCGGCTTTGAAACAATTACTGTTAAATCGAATGAAGATGGACTAGTAGACTTGGAGGATTTAAGACGAGTAGTAGGCGAAGATACTGCTGCACTTATGCTTACTAATCCAAATACATTAGGGCTGTTTGAAGAAAATATTCTTGAAATGGCAGAAATTGTTCACGGTGCAGGCGGAAAGCTTTACTATGACGGAGCTAACCTAAACGCTGTTATGTCTAAAGCACGCCCAGGAGATATGGGATTTGACTTAGTTCACCTTAACCTGCATAAGACATTCACTGGTCCACACGGCGGTGGCGGTCCTGGTTCAGGCCCTGTAGGCGTTAAAGCAGACTTAATTCCTTATCTTCCAAAGCCAGTTTTAGTTAAACAAGGCGATCAATTTGTATTAGATTATGACCGTCCTCAGTCTATTGGACGTGTGAAGCCTTATTACGGAAACTTCGGAATTAATGTCCGTGCCTACACGTATATCCGTTCAATGGGTCCAGATGGCTTAAAGGCAGTAACTGAATATGCAGTATTAAATGCAAACTATATGATGAGAAGACTTCAAGGCTCTTATGACCTTCCATTTGATAGACATTGCAAACATGAGTTCGTATTAAGCGGAAAGCGTCAAAAGAAACTTGGCGTTCGTACACTTGACATTGCGAAGCGTCTGTTAGATTTCGGCTACCATCCTCCTACTATTTACTTCCCATTAAATGTGGAAGAATGTATCATGATAGAGCCGACTGAAACTGAATCTAAAGAAACTCTCGATGCCTTCTGTGATGCAATGATTCAAATTGCAAAAGAAGCAGAGGAGAATCCAGAAATCGTTCAAGAAGCACCTCATAGCACGGTCATTGGCCGTCTTGATGAAACAATGGCTGCTCGTAAGCCAGTGCTTCGCTATCAAAAACAATAA
- a CDS encoding PLP-dependent aminotransferase family protein produces the protein MEMLSCHLNRSSEIPLYDQLYLYIKKEIIEGRIQYGTKLPSKRKLADFLKISQNTVETAYQQLTAEGYVEAYPRKGYFVMTHEDLEYMQTNHSLQENTKISQEYIKYNFHPSMIDTENFPFSVWRKYAKNTITKENHSLLLLGELQGEMELRQEIAHYLYQARGVQCSPEQIIVGAGIEILLQQLFLLFDKKMVYGVEDPGYHLILQILKGFPNEVHTLEIDEEGVKVEPINDKNINIVYVAPSHHFPYGTVLSVNRRTKLLKWAAAEKDRYIIEDDYDSEFRYSGKSIPSLQSMDIHEKVIYLGAFSKSLMPSIRISYMVLPKPLLQQYKEELPFYHSCSVSRIDQHILAQFLKEGDFERHLNRMRKIYRRKLEKVVELLKPYQDKLAIIGEHSGLHIVLVVNNGMSEGELVQKAAENAMKVYPLSHYSLEKKHEIPAQIVLGFAGIRENELEDAIQLLLRCWKF, from the coding sequence ATGGAAATGTTATCATGTCACTTAAATAGATCTAGTGAAATACCATTGTATGACCAATTATACCTATATATTAAAAAGGAAATAATAGAAGGACGCATACAATACGGAACAAAACTGCCATCAAAGCGGAAATTAGCTGATTTTTTAAAAATTAGTCAAAATACTGTGGAAACAGCCTATCAGCAATTGACCGCAGAAGGATATGTCGAGGCTTACCCGCGTAAAGGATATTTTGTCATGACACATGAAGACTTAGAATATATGCAAACAAACCATTCCTTACAGGAAAATACAAAAATAAGTCAGGAATATATAAAATACAATTTCCATCCAAGCATGATTGACACTGAAAATTTCCCATTTTCCGTATGGAGAAAATACGCAAAAAATACAATCACAAAAGAAAATCATTCTTTGCTGCTGCTTGGCGAGTTACAAGGGGAGATGGAATTGCGGCAAGAAATCGCTCACTATTTGTATCAAGCCAGAGGGGTACAATGTTCACCAGAACAAATAATTGTTGGGGCAGGTATCGAAATTTTATTGCAGCAGCTCTTTCTTCTATTTGATAAAAAAATGGTTTATGGTGTGGAGGATCCAGGTTACCATTTGATATTGCAAATTCTTAAGGGCTTTCCAAATGAAGTGCATACTCTTGAAATAGATGAGGAAGGAGTAAAAGTAGAACCTATTAATGATAAAAACATCAATATCGTTTATGTAGCTCCTTCCCACCACTTTCCATATGGAACTGTATTATCGGTAAACCGCCGAACTAAGCTGTTAAAGTGGGCTGCAGCTGAGAAAGATCGTTATATTATCGAAGATGACTATGATAGTGAATTTCGCTATAGCGGAAAATCAATTCCCTCCTTGCAAAGCATGGACATTCATGAAAAAGTGATTTATTTAGGTGCATTTTCAAAATCATTAATGCCATCAATCAGAATTAGTTATATGGTGCTGCCAAAACCTCTTTTACAGCAATATAAAGAGGAATTGCCGTTCTACCATTCATGTTCCGTCTCAAGAATTGACCAGCATATTCTAGCTCAGTTCTTGAAGGAGGGGGATTTTGAAAGACATTTAAATAGAATGAGAAAGATTTATCGTCGTAAACTCGAAAAAGTTGTTGAATTATTAAAACCATATCAAGATAAGCTCGCCATCATTGGTGAACACTCTGGCCTTCATATCGTTCTCGTTGTTAATAATGGCATGAGTGAGGGGGAACTTGTTCAAAAAGCAGCTGAGAATGCCATGAAGGTTTATCCATTATCCCATTACTCACTAGAAAAAAAACATGAGATTCCCGCGCAAATTGTTCTTGGTTTTGCTGGAATTCGTGAAAATGAATTAGAAGATGCTATCCAACTCCTATTAAGATGTTGGAAGTTTTAA